The following coding sequences lie in one Equus asinus isolate D_3611 breed Donkey chromosome 1, EquAss-T2T_v2, whole genome shotgun sequence genomic window:
- the BET1 gene encoding BET1 homolog produces MRRAGLGEGVPPGNYGNYGYTNSGYSACEEENERLTESLRSKVTAIKSLSIEIGHEVKQQNKLLAEMDSQFDSTTGFLGKTMGKLKTLSRGSQTKLLCYLMLFSLFVFFVIYWIIKLR; encoded by the exons GTGAAGGAGTACCTCCTGGCAACTATGGGAACTATGGCTACACTAATAGCGGGTATAGTGCCTGTGAAGAAGAGAACGAGAGGCTCACTGAGAGTCTGAGAAGCAAAGTAACTGCTATAAAATCT ctttcCATTGAAATAGGCCATGAAgttaaacagcaaaataaattattagcTGAAATG GATTCACAGTTTGATTCTACAACTGGATTTCTAGGTAAAACTATGGGAAAACTGAAGACTTTATCCAGAGGGAGCCAAACAAAGCTGCTGTGCTATTTAATGCtattttcattgtttgtcttttttgtcatttattgGATTATTAAACTGAGGTGA